A single Lacerta agilis isolate rLacAgi1 chromosome 10, rLacAgi1.pri, whole genome shotgun sequence DNA region contains:
- the LOC117053658 gene encoding 5'-nucleotidase domain-containing protein 2-like, translating to MAAAGLKAAGGSVWKSGGVGLQLVAAAASTHSCASKGSVDGRAGCSQPRAHQHQSAGHSPPPPPPPPSLNGKVKRAGDSSHAATAPLGSPVEGVDTKSYLWARYHEMKKLVYDLLPPGVCSLLNPAAIYANNEISLGDVEIYGFDYDYTLAQYSNLLHSMIFNTARDILIEQLKYPEGLRKYEYIPGFAIRGLHYDVHKSLLMKIDAFHYVQLGTAYQGLKPVPDEEVIEMYGGTQHIPLYQMSDFYGKGPSIKQFMDIFSLPEMTLLSSVTDYFMTHNIEYDQVHLYKDISDAIKDVHVKGMMYKWIEKDMEKYILHGDETYAVLNRLVNHNKKLFLITNSPFSFVDKGMKHMVGKNWRDLFDMVIVQADKPNFFTDRRKPFRKMDEKGSLHWDKISKLEKGKIYKQGNLFDFLRLTGWRGSKVLYFGDHLYSDLADLMLRHGWRTGAIVPELETEIRAEAPKESETGPERMRPGKTSEGPVVRP from the exons ATGGCTGCCGCGGGACTCAAGGCTGCAGGCGGCAGCGTGTGGAAGAGCGGCGGAGTCGGTCTGCAGCTGGTGGCCGCTGCCGCTTCCACTCACAGCTGCGCCTCTAAAGGCAGCGTAGACGGGCGCGCAGGCTGCAGCCAGCCGAGGGCCCACCAGCACCAGTCGGCGGGAcactcgccgccgccgccgccgccgccgccctccttgAACGGCAAAGTCAAGAGAGCCGGGGACTCCAGCCATGCAGCTACTGCCCCCTTGGGCAGCCCCGTCGAAGGGGTCGACACCAAGTCCTATCTCTGGGCCAGGTACCATGAGATGAAAAAGCTGGTTTACGATCTCCTCCCACCAGGGGTCTGCAGTCTTCTTAACCCAGCAGCTATTTATGCAAATAATGAGATCAGTCTGGGAGATGTAGAGATCTATGGCTTTGATTATGATTACACATTAGCGCAATATTCAAATTTGTTACATTCTATGATATTCAACACTGCCAGAGACATCTTAATTGAACAGCTTAAGTACCCAGAAGGACTCAGAAAATATGAATACATTCCTGGATTTGCCATAAGAGGGCTTCACTATGATGTCCACAAGAGCCTTCTGATGAAGATTGATGCTTTCCACTATGTTCAGTTGGGTACTGCATATCAAGGGCTGAAACCAGTGCCTGATGAAGAGGTTATTGAGATGTATGGCGGAACCCAGCATATTCCATTATACCAAATGAGTGACTTTTACGGCAAGGGTCCATCAATTAAGCAGTTTATGGACATCTTCTCCCTTCCTGAAATGACTCTGCTTTCATCCGTGACTGACTATTTCATGACTCACAATATTGAGTATGACCAAGTTCATCTTTACAAGGATATAAGTGATGCCATTAAAGATGTCCATGTGAAAGGAATGATGTACAAATGGATTGAAAAGGACATGGAAAAATATATTCTTCATGGAGATGAAACTTACGCTGTCCTAAATCGACTGGTTAACCATAACAAAAAACTATTTCTTATCACAAACAGTCCTTTTAGCTTTGTTGATAAAGGAATGAAGCACATGGTTGGCAAGAACTGGCGAGACCTTTTCGACATGGTCATTGTGCAAGCAGATAAGCCGAATTTCTTCACTGATAGACGCAAACCCTTCAGGAAAATGGATGAAAAAGGTTCACTTCATTGGGATAAAATAAGCAAACTGGAAAAGGGGAAAATTTACAAACAGGGCAATCTGTTTGATTTTCTGCGGCTAACAGGCTGGCGGGGGTCCAAGGTCCTTTATTTTGGTGACCATTTGTACAGCGACCTTGCAGATCTCATGCTGCGGCATGGTTGGAGGACAGGTGCCATTGTTCCAGAACTTGAAACGGAAATCCGA GCAGAAGCACCCAAGGAGAGTGAAACAGGGCCAGAAAGGATGAGGCCTGGGAAGACTTCTGAGGGCCCAGTAGTgaggccttga